In one window of Romboutsia hominis DNA:
- a CDS encoding GGDEF domain-containing protein — MDSNNTSMSVFNVKSMLKRMKGILLITLISIIFITKVEMNLYEESKRSIREFNRQVSNKVSIDIYNGMEKLDYINKYINEDMKKYKDKYNEDIFLKNINRISSGSLFKYIGIVGMDGYINIGDNDKKVYVGDREYFKKAISGGNHVSKLIENRLEYELDTVYSRPLIINGKIKGAIVGIEPKEILDKNLVNNTFSDKVKVYIVTSNGNIVLGSKENLGMYRDIILKLINEKGNNGIDSFDEHGEKNVIAYNKVKNSNNWYAISIVPIAKVFTGTHSTIKLSLFTIILSLFLYVIIGTYEDIKNKKELEEASYVDSLTNLRNLLKFKLDAKKIILNRAKDYVCVIVAFDIKNFKAINELFGYDKGDKVLKMIADNIRSIEFENISARIGEDIFTLLFKIEDDEDFEKKIEYINKHVTKQRYINKKLELNTHIGVFKMKKECIEIDKALDNANKSRIESKKVGDKLYYLYNDELEYKIQQKLIVERDLKRSLKNEEFEILYQPKVDINSEKIVSAEALIRWKHKDVGYISPNIFIPIAEKNGDINLIGRWVIKEVCKEIKKCEVNKDNIVPIAINLSRVELYQNNLIDYIRNTMKRYDISPEYLEFEITETAALNDIDYINNRIRDIKSLGIKVSMDDFGTGSSNLSNLKRLDIDVLKIDRTLSIDIEEDEKTKSLLKAIINLAKEYNIDVVCEGIESREQVDILREFRCDMVQGYVYYRPLDICKLKKILKGNK, encoded by the coding sequence ATGGATAGCAACAACACAAGCATGAGTGTATTTAATGTTAAATCAATGTTAAAGCGAATGAAGGGGATATTGTTAATAACATTAATAAGTATAATATTTATAACCAAAGTAGAAATGAACCTGTATGAAGAATCTAAAAGAAGTATAAGAGAGTTTAATAGGCAGGTTTCGAATAAAGTATCTATAGATATATACAATGGAATGGAGAAATTAGATTATATAAATAAATATATAAACGAAGATATGAAAAAATACAAAGATAAGTATAATGAAGACATATTTTTAAAAAATATAAATAGAATTAGTAGTGGAAGTTTATTTAAGTACATAGGCATAGTGGGTATGGATGGGTACATAAATATAGGTGATAATGATAAAAAGGTATATGTAGGGGATAGAGAGTATTTTAAAAAAGCCATATCTGGGGGTAACCATGTAAGTAAACTTATAGAAAATAGATTAGAATATGAACTAGATACAGTATATTCAAGACCATTAATTATAAATGGAAAAATCAAAGGAGCAATTGTAGGGATTGAACCTAAGGAGATATTAGATAAAAATTTAGTAAATAATACATTTTCAGATAAAGTAAAGGTATATATTGTTACTTCTAATGGGAACATAGTGTTAGGGTCTAAAGAAAATTTAGGCATGTATAGAGATATAATATTAAAATTAATCAATGAAAAAGGAAATAATGGTATAGATAGTTTTGATGAACATGGGGAAAAAAATGTAATTGCTTATAATAAGGTAAAAAACAGTAACAATTGGTATGCTATATCTATAGTTCCTATAGCAAAAGTATTTACAGGAACACATAGTACAATAAAATTATCTTTATTTACAATTATATTGTCATTATTCTTATACGTAATTATTGGTACTTATGAAGATATAAAAAATAAAAAAGAATTAGAAGAAGCTAGTTATGTAGATTCCTTAACTAATCTTAGAAATTTGTTAAAGTTTAAATTAGATGCAAAAAAGATAATATTAAATAGGGCTAAGGATTATGTTTGTGTAATAGTGGCATTTGATATAAAGAATTTCAAAGCTATAAATGAATTATTTGGCTATGATAAGGGAGATAAGGTATTGAAGATGATAGCTGATAATATAAGAAGTATAGAGTTTGAAAATATTAGTGCAAGAATAGGGGAAGATATATTCACACTATTATTCAAAATAGAGGACGATGAAGACTTTGAAAAAAAAATCGAGTATATAAATAAGCATGTTACAAAGCAACGTTATATTAATAAAAAATTAGAATTAAATACCCATATAGGTGTATTTAAGATGAAAAAGGAATGTATTGAAATTGATAAGGCTTTAGATAATGCAAATAAGTCTAGGATAGAATCAAAAAAAGTAGGAGATAAATTATACTATTTATATAATGATGAACTAGAGTATAAGATACAACAAAAGCTGATAGTAGAAAGGGATTTAAAAAGATCTTTAAAAAATGAAGAATTTGAAATATTATATCAACCTAAGGTAGATATTAATAGTGAAAAGATAGTATCTGCAGAAGCTTTAATAAGGTGGAAACATAAAGATGTAGGATATATATCACCAAATATATTTATACCAATAGCTGAGAAAAATGGAGATATAAATCTTATAGGAAGATGGGTTATAAAAGAAGTTTGCAAAGAAATAAAAAAATGCGAAGTAAATAAAGATAATATAGTTCCTATTGCTATAAATTTATCGAGGGTAGAGCTTTATCAAAATAATCTAATAGATTATATAAGAAATACTATGAAGAGATATGATATTTCACCAGAATACTTAGAATTTGAGATAACAGAAACTGCAGCCTTAAATGATATTGATTATATTAATAATAGAATAAGAGATATAAAAAGCCTAGGTATCAAGGTTTCTATGGATGATTTTGGAACAGGTTCTTCAAATCTAAGCAATTTAAAGAGACTTGATATAGATGTTTTAAAGATAGATAGGACTTTATCAATTGATATAGAAGAAGATGAAAAGACTAAGAGTTTATTAAAGGCTATTATTAATTTAGCCAAGGAGTATAACATCGATGTAGTTTGTGAAGGAATAGAAAGTAGAGAGCAAGTAGATATACTTAGGGAGTTTAGATGTGACATGGTACAAGGGTATGTTTATTATAGGCCATTAGATATATGTAAATTAAAAAAAATTTTAAAAGGAAATAAATAG
- a CDS encoding GyrI-like domain-containing protein, translated as MKFESIKDSLSVQMLHIGFYDDEPITFEIMQKFCDENNLRLRTKVHREIYLSDFRKTEPEKLKTVLRYKVERI; from the coding sequence GTGAAATTTGAAAGTATTAAAGATAGTTTATCTGTACAAATGTTACATATTGGATTTTATGATGATGAGCCTATAACTTTTGAAATCATGCAAAAGTTTTGTGATGAAAATAATTTAAGATTAAGGACTAAAGTTCATAGAGAAATATATTTATCAGATTTTAGAAAGACTGAACCTGAAAAGTTAAAAACAGTGCTTAGATACAAAGTAGAGAGAATATAA
- a CDS encoding RNA polymerase sigma factor produces MNKSTFIEKVLEAEHTLYHVSKSILIYDQDCEDAVQGAILKAYDKLNTLKEEKYFKTWLIRILINECYSLKRRASKVVPYEECIEVYNDDKKDYSELYLAICKLPPRIRITIVLYYIEGYCVDEIKEILKIPSGTVKSRLSKGRKLLKIKLKNMEVIYE; encoded by the coding sequence TTGAATAAAAGTACATTTATAGAGAAAGTTCTTGAAGCTGAACATACTTTATATCATGTTTCTAAGTCAATCTTGATTTATGACCAAGATTGTGAGGATGCAGTTCAAGGAGCAATTTTAAAAGCTTATGATAAATTGAATACATTAAAAGAAGAGAAGTATTTTAAAACTTGGTTAATTAGAATACTTATAAATGAATGCTATAGTTTAAAACGTAGAGCAAGTAAAGTAGTACCTTATGAAGAATGCATTGAAGTTTACAATGATGATAAAAAAGACTATAGTGAACTATATTTGGCTATTTGTAAATTACCTCCACGAATTCGTATTACAATAGTTCTTTACTATATAGAAGGGTATTGCGTGGATGAAATTAAAGAAATTTTAAAAATACCTTCAGGAACTGTAAAAAGTAGATTATCAAAAGGAAGAAAGCTATTAAAAATAAAGTTAAAAAATATGGAGGTAATTTATGAATAA
- a CDS encoding VanZ family protein yields MGFIFYLLFILWNILFKYVSPLEIFSNDRFFSQTLNIIPFNDIFKGKFNKMDIYGNIILFIPFGIYINMIIKDVRISKSICIIVIISFIFEISQYILGIGASDITDIITNTIGGIIGIGIYTIIKSIFKCDNKVKSFITICSTIIMLIVSIILIGIFMYN; encoded by the coding sequence ATGGGATTTATTTTCTATTTATTGTTTATTTTGTGGAATATTTTGTTTAAATATGTATCTCCATTAGAGATATTCAGTAATGATAGGTTTTTTTCACAGACACTTAATATAATTCCATTTAATGATATATTTAAGGGTAAATTTAATAAAATGGATATATATGGGAATATAATTTTATTTATACCATTTGGGATATATATAAATATGATAATAAAGGATGTAAGGATATCTAAAAGTATATGTATAATAGTTATAATAAGTTTTATATTTGAAATTAGTCAATATATATTAGGTATAGGTGCTAGTGATATAACTGATATTATAACAAATACGATTGGTGGGATTATTGGAATAGGTATTTATACTATCATTAAAAGTATATTTAAATGTGATAATAAAGTAAAAAGCTTTATAACTATCTGTAGTACTATAATTATGTTGATTGTATCTATTATATTAATAGGGATATTTATGTACAATTAG
- a CDS encoding DeoR/GlpR family DNA-binding transcription regulator — protein MVFIIAEERYAIILDKLKFDGIVKTSDLKKELNASSETIRKDLKYLDEAGYLDRVHGGAIPKSDVKPDDNDDDVYISFKVRQSQNSDMKQSIALKAAELVKEGQSIGLDSGTTSYELAKVLKKKFNNLTIVTNSLINAYELVDKKGFTVIATGGVLTPDENSFVSDFATLILDKINLDMMFLTTCGVSLENGITDQRMDEVVIHNKMKDCSKEVVVLSDSTKFNEVSLITVCPLESIDCIITDSNIDIELVEKFRAQEHNIIIAE, from the coding sequence GTGGTATTTATAATAGCTGAAGAAAGATATGCCATAATTTTAGATAAGCTAAAATTTGATGGTATAGTAAAAACATCTGATTTAAAAAAAGAATTAAATGCCTCTTCTGAAACTATAAGAAAAGATCTTAAATATCTTGATGAGGCAGGATACTTAGATAGAGTTCATGGAGGAGCTATTCCTAAATCTGATGTAAAACCTGATGATAATGATGATGATGTATATATATCATTTAAAGTTCGTCAATCACAAAATTCTGATATGAAACAATCTATAGCCCTTAAAGCTGCTGAATTAGTCAAAGAAGGTCAATCAATTGGACTAGATTCTGGGACTACCTCTTATGAGCTTGCTAAGGTTCTAAAGAAAAAATTTAATAACCTTACAATAGTTACTAATTCTTTAATAAATGCTTATGAGCTAGTTGATAAAAAAGGATTCACTGTAATTGCGACAGGGGGAGTACTTACCCCTGATGAAAATTCATTTGTTTCTGATTTCGCTACCCTTATACTGGATAAAATAAATCTGGATATGATGTTTTTAACAACATGTGGCGTTTCCTTAGAAAATGGTATAACAGACCAAAGAATGGATGAAGTTGTTATACATAATAAAATGAAAGATTGTTCAAAAGAAGTTGTGGTTTTATCTGATAGTACTAAATTTAATGAAGTGTCACTTATAACAGTCTGCCCTCTTGAAAGTATAGATTGTATCATTACTGATTCTAACATTGATATAGAATTGGTAGAAAAATTTAGAGCTCAAGAACATAATATAATTATCGCTGAATAA